From the genome of Streptomyces sp. NBC_01341, one region includes:
- the eno gene encoding phosphopyruvate hydratase — protein sequence MPSIDVVVAREILDSRGNPTVEVEVGLDDGSTGRAAVPSGASTGAFEAIELRDGDPNRYQGKGVEKAVLAVIEQIGPELVGYDATEQRLIDQAMFDLDATENKGSLGANAILGVSLAVAHAASEASDLPLFRYLGGPNAHLLPVPMMNILNGGSHADSNVDIQEFMIAPIGAESFSEALRWGAEIYHTLKKVLKTKGLSTGLGDEGGFAPNLESNRAALDLILEAVKEAGYVPGRDIALALDVAASEFYKDGVYEFEGKSRSAAEMTEYYEELVSAYPLVSIEDPLYEDDWAGWKVITDKLGSKVQIVGDDLFVTNPERLARGIEEGSANALLVKVNQIGSLTETLDAVELAQRNGFKCMMSHRSGETEDVTIADLAVAVNCGQIKTGAPARSDRVAKYNQLLRIEEILDDAAVYAGRSAFPRFRFES from the coding sequence GTGCCGTCCATCGACGTCGTCGTAGCCAGGGAAATCCTCGACTCCCGGGGCAACCCCACGGTCGAGGTCGAGGTTGGCCTCGACGACGGCAGCACGGGACGTGCTGCTGTTCCGTCCGGCGCCTCCACCGGTGCGTTCGAGGCCATTGAGCTTCGCGACGGCGACCCCAACCGCTACCAGGGCAAGGGCGTCGAGAAGGCCGTCCTCGCCGTGATCGAGCAGATCGGCCCGGAGCTCGTCGGTTACGACGCCACCGAGCAGCGCCTCATCGACCAGGCGATGTTCGACCTGGACGCCACCGAGAACAAGGGCTCCCTCGGCGCCAACGCCATCCTCGGTGTCTCGCTGGCCGTGGCGCACGCCGCGTCCGAGGCCTCCGACCTCCCGCTGTTCCGCTACCTCGGCGGCCCGAACGCGCACCTGCTGCCCGTTCCGATGATGAACATCCTGAACGGCGGCTCCCACGCCGACTCCAACGTGGACATCCAGGAGTTCATGATCGCGCCGATCGGCGCCGAGTCCTTCTCCGAGGCCCTTCGCTGGGGCGCGGAGATCTACCACACGCTGAAGAAGGTCCTGAAGACCAAGGGCCTCTCCACCGGTCTCGGCGACGAGGGCGGCTTCGCCCCCAACCTCGAGTCCAACCGCGCCGCCCTCGACCTCATCCTCGAGGCCGTCAAGGAGGCCGGTTACGTCCCGGGCCGCGACATCGCGCTCGCGCTCGACGTCGCCGCGTCCGAGTTCTACAAGGACGGCGTCTACGAGTTCGAGGGCAAGTCCCGCTCGGCCGCCGAGATGACCGAGTACTACGAGGAGCTCGTCTCCGCGTACCCGCTGGTCTCCATCGAGGACCCGCTGTACGAGGACGACTGGGCCGGCTGGAAGGTCATCACCGACAAGCTGGGCTCCAAGGTGCAGATCGTCGGCGACGACCTGTTCGTGACCAACCCGGAGCGCCTCGCCCGCGGCATCGAGGAGGGCTCGGCCAACGCCCTGCTCGTCAAGGTCAACCAGATCGGTTCGCTGACCGAGACCCTGGACGCCGTCGAGCTCGCCCAGCGCAACGGTTTCAAGTGCATGATGTCCCACCGATCCGGTGAGACCGAGGACGTCACCATCGCCGACCTCGCGGTCGCGGTGAACTGCGGCCAGATCAAGACCGGCGCCCCGGCCCGCTCGGACCGTGTCGCCAAGTACAACCAGCTGCTGCGCATCGAGGAGATCCTCGACGACGCCGCGGTGTACGCGGGCCGTTCGGCGTTCCCGCGGTTCCGCTTCGAGAGCTGA
- a CDS encoding FtsB family cell division protein, protein MAGKDRDRFSTATRLRLLGEQTAARVYRSQNRRQARRSRLTGRAAFLALIVCSLVVALAYPMRQYISQRDQIADQERLSREARQRTEELRDEKARLKDDAYIRRLAREHLHYVVPGETAFTVIDPDTAEVRRGDPGATGRPWHSNLWDGVDSADRE, encoded by the coding sequence ATGGCCGGGAAGGACCGCGACCGGTTCTCCACCGCGACCAGGCTGCGACTGCTCGGTGAGCAGACGGCGGCCCGCGTCTACCGGTCCCAGAACCGCCGCCAGGCCCGCCGCTCCAGGCTCACCGGGCGGGCGGCGTTCCTGGCGCTGATCGTCTGCTCCTTGGTGGTTGCCCTGGCGTACCCCATGCGGCAGTACATCTCCCAGCGCGACCAGATCGCCGATCAGGAGAGGCTGTCGAGGGAGGCGCGCCAGCGGACCGAGGAGCTGCGCGACGAGAAGGCGCGGCTCAAGGACGACGCGTACATCCGCCGTCTGGCCCGCGAGCACCTCCACTACGTGGTGCCGGGGGAGACCGCCTTCACGGTGATCGACCCCGACACGGCCGAGGTGCGCCGCGGTGATCCGGGGGCGACCGGGCGGCCCTGGCACTCCAACCTCTGGGACGGCGTCGACAGCGCCGACCGCGAATGA
- a CDS encoding DUF501 domain-containing protein encodes MDTPPPQTESTTPTPADIAAFELQLGRPPRGLRAIAHRCPCGNPDVVETQPRLEDGTPFPTTYYLSCPRAASAIGTLEANGVMKEMTARLAEDPELAAAYRAAHEDYLARRDAIEVLEGFPSAGGMPDRVKCLHVLVGHSLAAGPGVNPLGDEAIAMLPEWWAKGPCVTPCGDTDAS; translated from the coding sequence ATGGACACGCCCCCTCCGCAGACCGAATCCACCACGCCCACCCCTGCGGACATCGCCGCGTTCGAGCTCCAGCTCGGCCGCCCGCCGCGCGGGCTGCGCGCCATCGCGCACCGCTGCCCCTGCGGCAACCCGGACGTGGTCGAGACCCAGCCCCGTCTGGAGGACGGCACGCCGTTCCCGACGACGTACTACCTGTCGTGCCCGCGTGCCGCCTCCGCGATCGGCACGCTGGAGGCCAACGGGGTCATGAAGGAGATGACCGCGCGCCTGGCGGAGGACCCCGAGCTGGCCGCCGCCTACCGCGCGGCCCACGAGGACTACCTCGCCCGGCGTGACGCCATCGAGGTCCTGGAGGGTTTCCCGAGCGCGGGCGGCATGCCGGACCGCGTGAAGTGCCTGCACGTCCTGGTCGGCCACTCGCTGGCGGCCGGCCCCGGGGTCAACCCGCTGGGCGACGAGGCGATCGCGATGCTGCCGGAGTGGTGGGCGAAGGGCCCCTGCGTCACGCCGTGCGGCGACACCGACGCGTCGTGA
- a CDS encoding Ppx/GppA phosphatase family protein, with protein sequence MTRVAAIDCGTNSIRLLVADVEPSTGQFTELDRRMRIVRLGQGVDRTGRLAPEALERTFDACREYAAVIKELGAERTRFVATSASRDAENSDTFVRGVLDILGIEPEVISGDQEAQLSFDGATKELTGSDHLEKPYLVVDIGGGSTEFVVGDDDVHAARSVDIGCVRMTERHLVVDGAVVDPPTPDRVAAIRADLDAALDLVEETVPIASAATLVGLAGTVTTVAAIALGLEEYDSGAIHHSRVSARQVREITARLLASTHEERAAIPAMHPGRVDVIASGALALLAVMERSGATEVVVSEHDILDGIAWSAA encoded by the coding sequence ATGACCCGCGTTGCCGCCATCGACTGCGGTACCAACTCCATCCGTCTGCTCGTCGCCGATGTGGAGCCGTCCACCGGGCAGTTCACCGAGCTCGACCGGCGCATGCGGATCGTCCGCCTCGGGCAGGGCGTCGACCGCACCGGGCGGCTGGCTCCCGAAGCCCTGGAGCGCACCTTCGACGCGTGCCGTGAGTACGCGGCCGTGATCAAGGAACTCGGCGCCGAGCGCACCCGTTTCGTCGCCACGTCCGCGTCCCGCGACGCGGAGAACAGCGACACGTTCGTCCGGGGCGTCCTGGACATCCTGGGCATCGAGCCCGAGGTCATCAGCGGTGACCAGGAGGCGCAGCTCTCCTTCGACGGCGCCACGAAGGAACTGACGGGCAGCGACCACCTGGAGAAGCCGTACCTCGTGGTGGACATCGGCGGCGGCTCCACGGAGTTCGTGGTCGGTGACGACGACGTTCATGCGGCCCGGTCCGTGGACATCGGCTGCGTGCGTATGACCGAGCGTCATCTCGTCGTGGACGGGGCCGTCGTGGACCCGCCCACGCCGGACCGCGTCGCCGCGATCCGGGCGGACCTGGATGCCGCCCTGGACCTGGTCGAGGAGACGGTGCCGATCGCCTCGGCCGCGACGCTCGTGGGCCTGGCCGGGACGGTGACCACGGTGGCGGCGATCGCGCTCGGTCTGGAGGAGTACGACTCCGGGGCCATCCACCACTCCCGTGTCTCGGCCCGGCAGGTCCGGGAGATCACGGCGCGGCTGCTCGCCTCGACGCACGAGGAGCGCGCGGCCATCCCCGCGATGCATCCCGGCCGGGTCGACGTGATCGCCTCGGGTGCGCTCGCGCTGCTCGCGGTGATGGAACGCAGCGGTGCCACCGAGGTCGTCGTCAGCGAACACGACATCCTGGACGGGATCGCCTGGTCGGCGGCGTGA
- a CDS encoding NAD(P)/FAD-dependent oxidoreductase produces the protein MSTTERPRILVVGGGYVGLYAARRILKKMRYGEATVTVVDPRSYMTYQPFLPEAAAGSISPRHVVVPLRRVLPKAEVLTGRVTTIDQDRKVATVAPLVGEAYELPFDYLVIAMGAVSRTFPIPGLAEQGIGMKGIEESIGLRNHVLEQLDKADSTTDEDVRRKALTFVFVGGGFAGAETIGEVEDMARDAAKYYSSVKREDMRFILVDAADKILPEVGPKLGAYGKEHLESRGVEVYLSTSMDSCVDGHVVLKNGLEVDSSTIVWTAGVKPNPALARFGLPLGPRGHVDTSEKLQVQGTDYIWAAGDNAQVPDMVGRRAGNPNAWCPPNAQHALRQAKVLGDNVISGMRGFPQKEYSHANKGAVAGLGLHKGVAMIVMGKVKIKVKGRLAWYMHRGYHGMAMPTWNRKIRIFADWTLAMFLKREVVSLGAMETPREEFYEAAKPSPAPVAAKADGEKSKSEGEKAKAS, from the coding sequence ATGAGCACCACGGAGCGTCCCAGGATCCTCGTTGTAGGCGGTGGGTACGTAGGCCTGTACGCAGCTCGTCGCATTCTGAAGAAGATGCGGTATGGAGAGGCGACCGTCACGGTCGTCGACCCTCGCTCGTACATGACGTACCAGCCCTTCCTCCCCGAAGCTGCTGCCGGCAGCATCTCGCCTCGGCATGTCGTCGTCCCGCTGCGACGCGTGCTGCCCAAGGCCGAGGTCCTCACCGGCCGAGTCACGACCATCGATCAGGACCGCAAGGTCGCCACGGTCGCGCCGCTCGTCGGCGAGGCCTACGAGCTGCCCTTCGACTACCTGGTCATCGCGATGGGCGCGGTCTCCCGTACCTTCCCGATCCCCGGCCTCGCCGAGCAGGGCATCGGCATGAAGGGCATCGAGGAGTCCATCGGGCTGCGCAACCACGTCCTCGAGCAGCTGGACAAGGCCGACTCGACGACCGACGAGGACGTCCGCCGCAAGGCGCTGACGTTCGTCTTCGTGGGCGGTGGCTTCGCCGGTGCGGAGACCATCGGCGAGGTCGAGGACATGGCCCGGGACGCGGCGAAGTACTACTCCAGCGTGAAGCGCGAGGACATGCGCTTCATCCTGGTCGACGCCGCCGACAAGATCCTTCCCGAGGTCGGCCCGAAGCTGGGCGCGTACGGCAAGGAGCACCTGGAGAGCCGCGGTGTCGAGGTCTACCTCTCGACCTCGATGGACTCCTGCGTCGACGGTCACGTCGTCCTGAAGAACGGCCTCGAGGTCGACTCCAGCACGATCGTGTGGACGGCCGGCGTGAAGCCGAACCCGGCGCTGGCCCGTTTCGGCCTGCCGCTCGGCCCGCGTGGTCACGTGGACACCTCCGAGAAGCTCCAGGTGCAGGGCACCGACTACATCTGGGCCGCGGGCGACAACGCCCAGGTGCCGGACATGGTCGGCCGCCGCGCCGGCAACCCGAACGCCTGGTGCCCGCCGAACGCCCAGCACGCGCTGCGTCAGGCGAAGGTCCTCGGTGACAACGTCATCTCCGGCATGCGGGGCTTCCCGCAGAAGGAGTACAGCCACGCCAACAAGGGTGCGGTCGCCGGACTCGGCCTGCACAAGGGCGTCGCGATGATCGTCATGGGCAAGGTGAAGATCAAGGTCAAGGGCCGTCTCGCCTGGTACATGCACCGCGGCTACCACGGCATGGCCATGCCGACCTGGAACCGCAAGATCCGGATCTTCGCCGACTGGACGCTGGCGATGTTCCTGAAGCGCGAGGTCGTCTCGCTCGGCGCCATGGAGACTCCCCGCGAGGAGTTCTACGAGGCCGCCAAGCCGAGCCCCGCGCCCGTCGCCGCCAAGGCCGACGGCGAGAAGAGCAAGTCGGAGGGCGAGAAGGCCAAGGCCTCCTGA
- a CDS encoding cyclopropane-fatty-acyl-phospholipid synthase family protein, with amino-acid sequence MADAASRLTALAEELLGEPLPVRIRAWDGSESGPPGAPVLVLRHRRALRRLLWKPGELGLARAWVAGEIDVDGDLYAVLGAVAALLWERGADAKDSVHPVRDARVRAFARGLVQLAGPWPPPPPPAEEVRRRAGALHTRRRDKEAISHHYDVGNDFYAMVLGPSMVYSCAYWQDGASLEEAQRDKLDLVCRKLALKEGDRLLDVGCGWGSMAIHAAREYGARVTGVTLSTEQAAFARKRIAEEGLADLIEIRVQDYRDVRDGPYDAISSIGMAEHVGSVRFREYADDLYGLLKPGGRLLNHQIARRPEKDESAYHIDEFIDAYVFPDGELAPVGRTVDTLEQAGFEARDVEAIREHYALTLRQWVANLEKHWKEAVRVTSPGRARVWRLYMAASALSFERNKIGVNQILAVRPREGGGAAMPLRARDWTASANG; translated from the coding sequence ATGGCCGATGCCGCGTCGCGGCTGACCGCTCTCGCCGAAGAGTTGCTGGGAGAACCCCTGCCCGTCCGGATCCGGGCCTGGGACGGCAGCGAATCCGGGCCGCCGGGGGCGCCCGTACTCGTCCTGCGCCACCGCCGCGCCCTGCGCAGGCTTCTCTGGAAGCCGGGCGAACTGGGCCTGGCCCGCGCCTGGGTGGCCGGCGAGATCGACGTCGACGGTGACCTGTACGCCGTCCTGGGCGCCGTGGCCGCACTGCTCTGGGAGCGCGGGGCGGACGCGAAGGACAGTGTCCACCCCGTCCGGGACGCCAGGGTGCGGGCCTTCGCGCGGGGACTCGTCCAACTGGCCGGCCCCTGGCCGCCGCCGCCCCCGCCCGCGGAGGAGGTCCGCCGCCGCGCCGGCGCGCTGCACACCAGACGCCGCGACAAGGAGGCCATCAGCCACCACTACGACGTGGGCAACGACTTCTACGCGATGGTCCTCGGCCCCTCCATGGTGTACTCCTGCGCCTACTGGCAGGACGGCGCCTCGCTGGAGGAGGCCCAGCGCGACAAGCTCGACCTCGTCTGCCGCAAGCTGGCCCTGAAAGAGGGCGACCGGCTCCTCGACGTCGGCTGCGGCTGGGGATCGATGGCCATTCACGCCGCCCGCGAGTACGGCGCCCGGGTCACGGGCGTGACGCTCTCCACCGAGCAGGCCGCCTTCGCCCGCAAGCGCATCGCGGAGGAGGGCCTCGCCGACCTGATCGAGATCCGGGTCCAGGACTACCGGGACGTCAGGGACGGCCCGTACGACGCCATCTCCTCGATCGGCATGGCCGAGCATGTGGGCTCGGTCCGGTTCCGGGAGTACGCCGACGACCTCTACGGACTCCTCAAGCCCGGCGGCCGGCTGCTCAACCACCAGATCGCCCGCCGCCCGGAGAAGGACGAGTCGGCGTACCACATCGACGAGTTCATCGACGCCTACGTCTTCCCCGACGGCGAACTCGCCCCGGTGGGCCGCACGGTCGACACCCTGGAGCAGGCCGGCTTCGAGGCCCGTGACGTCGAGGCGATCCGTGAGCACTACGCACTGACCCTGCGCCAGTGGGTGGCCAATCTGGAGAAGCACTGGAAGGAGGCCGTCCGTGTCACCTCGCCCGGGCGGGCCAGGGTGTGGCGCCTCTACATGGCCGCTTCCGCACTGTCCTTCGAGCGCAACAAGATCGGCGTCAACCAGATCCTCGCGGTACGTCCGCGGGAGGGCGGCGGGGCCGCCATGCCGCTGCGGGCCCGCGACTGGACGGCGTCCGCCAACGGCTGA
- a CDS encoding ABC transporter permease: MFRTALRNVLAHKARLLMTVLAVMLGVAFVSGTLVFTDTLGNAFRKQSAKSYDDVAVAISTYADGRDDDTPGIDGATLEKIRSLDGVASATGRVSGFAGVADPDGKLIGNGWSNTGANFSPAKNGKDGAYTFTDGAGPVKNGQIALDEETANKGAYRVGDPVRVATNGPVKQYTLSGVFTTEDGAVNAGGSLVLFDTTTAQTLYLKPGVFKDATVTAAAGSSDKAILDAIEPLLPKDATAQTGQALADEQAQQIEEGLAGLNAMLLAFAGIALFVGVFLIANTFTMLVAQRTRELALMRAIGASRRQIKRSVLIEAAVVGTLASVIGFVLGIGLATGLRSATSLIGGKIPAGPLIISPVAVGAAFGVGILITVLAAWLPARRAAKIAPVAAMSSVHAVATTKSLIVRNSIGAFIALIGAAGIVGGAATGGEDGRYLVAAGAFLALIGIIVLIPLLSRPAVAAVRPLLKKLFGVSGKLAAQNAVRNPRRTGATASALAIGLTLVTGISVLGVTLGQAIDKMTTDNIRADYMVSMASGDSLDESALTALSKADGVTALSPQQSVYFRIDGEFHSASGVTPGDVEKVFSLKTVSGSLSSLKDGEVAVGSKTARSNGWKTGDTLPVTFDDEKKGTVKVGALYEENEFLSPFVVPKAFADEHSSASRPDIREIWIKTDGGASKANEQAVVNALGDNPAMSVMDQQDIRDTFGGFVNTALNIMYGLLAMALLIAVLGVVNTLAMSVFERQQEIGMLRAIGLDRGRVKRMIRLEAVVISVFGAVIGVGLGVFLGWAIGRTLSEEIPGYALVVPWDRIALFLVLAGLVGVLASLWPARSGAKLNMLTAIKTE; encoded by the coding sequence ATGTTCCGTACCGCCCTGCGCAATGTGCTCGCGCACAAGGCCAGGCTGCTGATGACCGTGCTCGCCGTCATGCTCGGCGTAGCCTTCGTCTCCGGCACCCTCGTCTTCACCGACACCCTCGGCAACGCCTTCCGCAAGCAGTCGGCCAAGAGTTACGACGACGTCGCCGTCGCGATCTCCACCTACGCCGACGGGCGCGACGACGACACCCCCGGCATCGACGGCGCGACCCTGGAGAAGATCCGGTCGCTGGACGGCGTCGCCTCCGCGACCGGGCGGGTCTCCGGCTTCGCCGGCGTCGCCGACCCGGACGGCAAGCTCATCGGCAACGGCTGGTCCAACACCGGCGCCAACTTCTCCCCCGCCAAGAACGGCAAGGACGGCGCGTACACCTTCACCGACGGCGCGGGCCCGGTGAAGAACGGCCAGATCGCACTGGACGAGGAGACCGCGAACAAGGGCGCGTACCGCGTCGGCGACCCCGTGCGGGTGGCCACGAACGGCCCCGTGAAGCAGTACACCCTCTCCGGTGTCTTCACGACCGAGGACGGCGCGGTCAACGCGGGCGGCAGCCTGGTGCTGTTCGACACCACGACGGCCCAGACGCTCTACCTCAAGCCCGGCGTCTTCAAGGACGCCACCGTGACCGCCGCCGCCGGCAGCTCGGACAAGGCGATCCTGGACGCGATCGAGCCGCTGCTCCCCAAGGACGCGACCGCGCAGACCGGCCAGGCCCTCGCCGACGAGCAGGCCCAGCAGATCGAGGAAGGGCTCGCCGGCCTCAACGCCATGCTGCTGGCCTTCGCGGGCATCGCACTGTTCGTCGGCGTCTTCCTCATCGCCAACACCTTCACCATGCTGGTCGCCCAGCGGACCCGTGAACTCGCCCTGATGCGTGCCATCGGCGCCTCCCGCCGCCAGATCAAGCGCTCAGTGCTGATCGAGGCGGCCGTCGTCGGCACCCTCGCCTCCGTCATCGGATTCGTCCTCGGCATCGGGCTCGCCACCGGGCTGCGCTCCGCGACGAGCCTCATCGGAGGCAAGATCCCGGCCGGTCCGCTCATCATCTCGCCCGTCGCGGTCGGTGCCGCCTTCGGCGTCGGCATCCTGATCACCGTGCTGGCGGCCTGGCTGCCCGCCCGCCGGGCCGCGAAGATCGCCCCCGTCGCGGCGATGAGCAGTGTGCACGCCGTCGCCACCACGAAGTCGCTGATCGTACGGAACTCGATCGGCGCGTTCATCGCCCTGATCGGTGCGGCCGGGATCGTCGGCGGCGCCGCAACCGGCGGCGAGGACGGCCGCTATCTCGTCGCGGCCGGTGCCTTCCTGGCCCTCATCGGCATCATCGTGCTGATCCCGCTCCTCTCGCGCCCGGCCGTCGCCGCCGTACGGCCCCTGCTGAAGAAGCTGTTCGGCGTGTCCGGGAAGCTGGCCGCGCAGAACGCGGTCCGCAACCCCCGCCGTACCGGGGCCACCGCCTCCGCGCTCGCCATCGGCCTGACTCTGGTCACCGGCATCTCGGTGCTCGGCGTCACGCTCGGCCAGGCGATCGACAAGATGACGACGGACAACATCAGGGCCGACTACATGGTCTCCATGGCCAGTGGTGACTCGCTCGACGAGTCTGCGCTCACGGCCCTGTCGAAGGCGGACGGCGTCACCGCCCTCTCGCCGCAGCAGTCGGTGTACTTCCGGATCGACGGGGAGTTCCACTCCGCATCGGGCGTCACCCCGGGTGATGTGGAGAAGGTCTTCTCGCTGAAGACGGTGTCCGGTTCGCTGAGCTCGCTGAAGGACGGCGAGGTCGCGGTCGGGTCGAAGACCGCCAGGTCGAACGGGTGGAAGACCGGCGACACCCTGCCGGTGACCTTCGACGACGAGAAGAAGGGCACCGTCAAGGTCGGCGCCCTCTACGAGGAGAACGAGTTCCTCTCGCCCTTCGTGGTCCCGAAGGCGTTCGCCGACGAGCACAGCTCCGCCTCCCGCCCCGACATCCGCGAGATCTGGATCAAGACGGACGGCGGCGCGAGCAAGGCCAACGAGCAGGCCGTCGTGAACGCGCTCGGCGACAACCCGGCGATGAGCGTCATGGACCAGCAGGACATCCGTGACACCTTCGGTGGTTTCGTGAACACCGCGCTGAACATCATGTACGGGCTGCTCGCCATGGCGCTGCTGATCGCGGTCCTCGGGGTCGTCAACACCCTCGCGATGTCGGTCTTCGAGCGGCAGCAGGAGATCGGAATGCTCCGCGCCATCGGCCTCGACCGGGGACGCGTGAAGCGGATGATCCGCCTGGAGGCCGTCGTCATCTCGGTCTTCGGCGCGGTGATCGGCGTCGGACTCGGCGTCTTCCTCGGCTGGGCCATCGGCCGAACCCTGTCCGAGGAGATCCCGGGCTACGCCCTGGTCGTCCCGTGGGACCGCATCGCCCTCTTCCTGGTGCTCGCCGGGCTCGTGGGTGTGCTGGCCTCCCTGTGGCCGGCCCGGAGCGGCGCGAAGCTCAACATGCTGACGGCGATCAAGACGGAGTAG
- a CDS encoding ABC transporter ATP-binding protein, translating into MTTTSVHRTTAVAARATELSKVYGEGETQVVALDRVTVDFPQGEFTAIMGPSGSGKSTLMHCVAGLDSFSSGSVRIGETELGTLKDKQLTQLRRDKIGFIFQAFNLLPTLTALENITLPMDIAGRKPDAVWLQKVIDMVGLSDRLKHRPTELSGGQQQRVAVARALASQPEIIFGDEPTGNLDSRSGAEVLGFLRNSVRELGQTVVMVTHDPVAASYADRVVFLADGAVVDQMLSPTADGVLDRMKAFDAKGRTS; encoded by the coding sequence GTGACCACCACCAGCGTTCACCGCACCACCGCGGTAGCCGCCCGCGCCACGGAGCTGTCGAAGGTCTACGGCGAGGGTGAGACCCAGGTGGTCGCCCTGGACCGAGTGACCGTGGACTTCCCGCAGGGCGAGTTCACGGCGATCATGGGCCCCTCGGGTTCGGGGAAGTCGACGCTGATGCACTGCGTGGCCGGCCTCGACAGCTTCAGCAGCGGATCCGTGCGCATCGGCGAGACCGAGCTCGGCACCCTGAAGGACAAGCAGCTCACCCAGCTGCGCCGGGACAAGATCGGCTTCATCTTCCAGGCGTTCAACCTGCTGCCCACGCTGACCGCGCTGGAGAACATCACCCTCCCGATGGACATCGCGGGCCGTAAGCCCGACGCGGTCTGGCTTCAGAAGGTCATCGACATGGTGGGCCTCTCCGACCGGCTCAAGCACCGCCCCACGGAGCTCTCCGGCGGTCAGCAGCAGCGCGTCGCGGTGGCCCGCGCCCTGGCCTCCCAGCCGGAGATCATCTTCGGTGACGAGCCGACCGGCAACCTCGACTCCCGCTCCGGCGCCGAGGTGCTCGGCTTCCTGCGCAACTCGGTGCGCGAACTCGGCCAGACCGTCGTGATGGTGACCCACGACCCGGTCGCCGCCTCCTACGCGGACCGGGTGGTCTTCCTCGCGGACGGCGCCGTCGTCGACCAGATGCTGAGCCCCACGGCCGACGGCGTCCTCGACCGGATGAAGGCGTTCGACGCGAAGGGCCGGACCAGCTGA
- a CDS encoding Bax inhibitor-1/YccA family protein produces MRSSNPVFSRRGFSRDNGYAGFNAAPQAGAPAAGANPYAQGTAANPYATNPYAQQDAQLGTPQAPPSPGVMTIDDVVTRTAMSLGTVVLTAALSWALLPVDEANLGKSYGIAIGAALVAFVFAMIQSFKRKASPALILAYAAFEGVFLGVISSAVSTYISPGTVIQAVIGTMCVFAGVLIAYKMRWIRVTRRFYGFVMAAAMGFVLLLVVNLLFSVFGGGDGLGFRSGGLGILFGVVGIILGACFLALDFKQVEDGIAYGAPREESWLAAFGLTLTLVWIYLEMLRLLSILNGND; encoded by the coding sequence ATGAGGAGCAGCAACCCGGTCTTCTCGCGACGGGGCTTCAGCCGCGACAACGGTTACGCGGGCTTCAACGCGGCACCGCAGGCCGGGGCCCCCGCAGCGGGTGCCAACCCGTATGCGCAGGGCACGGCCGCCAATCCGTACGCCACGAACCCCTACGCCCAGCAGGACGCCCAGCTCGGCACGCCGCAGGCGCCGCCGAGCCCCGGCGTGATGACGATCGACGACGTCGTCACCCGCACCGCGATGTCGCTGGGCACGGTCGTGCTCACCGCCGCGCTCTCCTGGGCCCTGCTGCCCGTCGACGAGGCCAATCTCGGCAAGTCGTACGGCATCGCGATCGGCGCCGCCCTGGTGGCGTTCGTCTTCGCGATGATCCAGTCCTTCAAGCGCAAGGCGTCCCCGGCGCTGATCCTGGCCTACGCGGCCTTCGAGGGTGTCTTCCTCGGAGTGATCTCCAGCGCGGTCAGCACCTACATCAGCCCCGGCACGGTGATCCAGGCGGTGATCGGCACCATGTGTGTCTTCGCCGGCGTCCTGATCGCCTACAAGATGCGCTGGATCCGGGTCACCCGCCGCTTCTACGGCTTCGTGATGGCCGCGGCCATGGGCTTCGTGCTCCTGCTGGTGGTCAACCTGCTGTTCAGCGTGTTCGGCGGCGGTGACGGCCTGGGCTTCCGCAGCGGCGGCCTCGGCATCCTCTTCGGCGTCGTCGGCATCATCCTCGGTGCGTGCTTCCTGGCCCTCGACTTCAAGCAGGTCGAGGACGGCATCGCCTACGGCGCACCGCGCGAGGAGTCCTGGCTGGCGGCCTTCGGCCTCACGCTGACCCTGGTGTGGATCTATCTGGAGATGCTGCGCCTGCTCTCCATCCTCAACGGGAACGACTGA
- a CDS encoding DUF4287 domain-containing protein, with amino-acid sequence MSQVFSEETHRNLLSRIPRCTGRDIADWLRTVEEGPSLVRFEEKVSWLRSEHDLTYGHAKAIIHEYDLRRAARNLR; translated from the coding sequence ATGTCTCAAGTCTTCTCCGAAGAAACCCACCGCAACCTGCTCTCCCGGATCCCTCGCTGCACCGGTCGTGACATCGCCGACTGGCTCCGCACCGTCGAAGAAGGGCCCTCCCTGGTCCGCTTCGAGGAGAAGGTCAGCTGGCTGCGGAGCGAACACGACCTCACGTACGGCCACGCCAAGGCGATCATCCATGAGTACGACCTGAGACGAGCGGCCAGGAACCTCCGCTGA